One genomic segment of Sminthopsis crassicaudata isolate SCR6 chromosome 4, ASM4859323v1, whole genome shotgun sequence includes these proteins:
- the LOC141540731 gene encoding transmembrane protein 121-like, with the protein MASSCPTWLVVGLISGSMLLADGYLLGQSPGGWWLGLVLLLSVGNICLILVLRPVMASASTQARTTRRSCAMLLWFLYIFVLEMKVYFIYRSCRAEGHCPGPPARQAFTLVLALSVPGLFALLGSPKMPEILSTFRWRELRSHLLWVVMDLLDVLDIQAGLWEPPQRVLPFWAEGVIFFYCYALLLLLPCAALGELSLQGPQPLPHRMVLYPLLSLLTVNLATSLIRATHLLLFHDTYVSSIFLGKNLLALALKLCMFLQYRKQWLSGPPSTQPPTDPGLLGPAQAVRPT; encoded by the coding sequence ATGGCATCCTCTTGTCCCACATGGCTGGTAGTAGGCCTCATTTCAGGAAGCATGCTGCTGGCCGATGGTTATCTCCTGGGACAGAGCCCAGGAGGTTGGTGGCTGGGTCTGGTGTTGCTGCTTTCCGTAGGCAACATCTGCCTGATCTTGGTGCTTCGCCCTGTGATGGCTAGTGCCAGTACCCAAGCCCGTACCACCCGGCGGAGCTGCGCCATGTTGCTCTGGTTTCTCTACATCTTTGTATTAGAGATGAAGGTCTACTTCATTTACCGGAGCTGCCGGGCTGAGGGTCACTGCCCCGGGCCCCCCGCCCGCCAGGCCTTCACCCTGGTGCTAGCCCTCAGTGTCCCTGGACTCTTTGCCCTGCTGGGGTCTCCAAAGATGCCCGAGATCCTGTCAACATTCCGATGGCGAGAACTCCGGAGCCACCTGCTGTGGGTGGTCATGGACTTGCTGGATGTTTTAGACATACAGGCAGGGCTGTGGGAGCCACCTCAGAGGGTGTTGCCCTTCTGGGCAGAGGGCGTCATCTTCTTCTACTGCTATGCCCTGCTGCTCTTGCTGCCATGTGCAGCCCTGGGTGAGCTCAGTCTGCAAGGCCCACAGCCCCTGCCACATCGCATGGTGCTCTACCCTCTTCTCAGCCTGCTCACGGTTAATCTGGCTACAAGCCTCATCCGAGCCACTCATCTCCTCCTGTTCCACGATACCTATGTCTCCAGCATCTTTTTAGGAAAGAACCTGCTGGCCTTGGCCCTCAAGCTCTGCATGTTTCTGCAGTACCGGAAACAGTGGCTTTCTGGTCCACCATCAACCCAGCCGCCCACTGACCCTGGCCTTCTAGGCCCAGCTCAGGCTGTGAGGCCAACATGA